GTGTGATTGTATTTGACGATTTGACCCAGCTGCTCAAGGCGCAACGAATGGCTGCGTGGCGTGAGGTTGCCCGGCGGATTGCACACGAAATCAAAAACCCCCTGACCCCGATTCAGCTATCAGCCCAACGCTTGCGACGGCGTTACCTGGAGCGTTTCAGTGCCGATGATACGGTTTTTGACGAGTGTACCCGTATGATTGTTCAGCAGGTCGAAGAGCTGAAAAATCTGGTCAATGAATTTTCCAGTTTTGCACGTATGCCCGCCAGCAACCCAACCCCGAACGATCTGAATGAAATCATCGCCGAATCACTCGTATTGTATCAGGAAGGACACAAAGACCTCAGCTTCACATTCACCCCGGACAAACGTCTTCCGCTGTGCCGTCTTGACCGCGAGCAGATCAAACGCGTCCTGATCAACCTGCTTGACAATGCGGTTGATGCAACTGGTGAAGATGGGCGAATTGAATTGGCCTCTCATTTTGACCCTTCACTGAAGATCATTTCTTTCACCGTGGCGGACAACGGCTGCGGCATCGCGGCCAACGACAAATTACGACTTTTTGAGCCTTACTATACGACCAAGAAGTCCGGCACAGGCCTGGGCCTGGCGATCGTTTCGACGATTATTTCTGATCATAACGGCTACATCAGAGTCAAGGACAACTATCCACAAGGAACACTCTTTGTGGTTGAGCTGCCGGTTTTTGGCAGTCACACCCCCGCATAAGCGGCAAGGAAAGATTCATGCGCACCATCCTGATTATCGACGATGAAGAAACGATCCGCGAGAGTCTTATCGGTATATTGAACGATGAGGGGTTTCGAACCAGCGTTGCTCAAAATGGCGAGGAAGGCCTGGAACGAGTCAAGGAAGAGAGCCCTGATCTTGTGCTGCTTGACATCTGGATGCCAGGCATTGACGGGGTTGAGACGCTCCGCAAGATCAAGGAAGATCGACCGGAGCAGATGGTAATTATGATGAGTGGGCACGGCACGATCGAAACCGCCGTCAAGGCAACAAAATATGGCGCCTATGACTTTATTGAAAAGCCCCTGTCACTGGAAAAAGTGTTGCTCAGCATCAACAACGCATTACAAATAGGCAAACTGGTTTCAGAAAATCGCAATTTAAAAGAAAAAATCGCCCGTGAAAACGAGATGATTGGTTCGAGTAAATCGATCATTCAACTCAAAGAACAACTTGCACTTCTCGCTCCGTCTTCAGGCTGGGTCTTGATTACCGGGGAGAACGGCACTGGCAAGGAACTGGTCGCACGATCGATACACGCCCAATCAAGCCGTGCTCAAAAACCTTTTGTGGAGGTCAATTGCGCAGCGATTCCCGAAGAACTCATTGAATCTGAACTTTTCGGTCATGAGAAAGGGGCGTTCACCGGAGCGACTGCCATGCGCAAAGGAAAGTTCGATCTCGCGCACGAGGGGACGTTGTTCCTCGATGAAATCGCCGACATGAGCCTGAAAACCCAGGCCAAGGTATTACGTATTTTACAGGAAAGAAAATTCGAACGTGTCGGCGGAACCCGGACGATAGAAGTTGATGTTCGCGTGATCGCTGCGACCAACAAAGATCTGGTCGAGGCAATCAATAGTGGATCGTTTCGCGAGGATCTTTATTATCGCCTCAACGTTGTTCCGGTGACGGTCCCCCCGCTGCGCAAACGCAAGGACGACATCCCCGCTCTCGCAAAACATTTTATCGAATATTTTTGCAGCAAGGAAAGTCGACGGATCAAGACGCTGCACCCTGAAGTCATCAACGCCTTGACTGTTTACAATTGGCCAGGGAATGTGCGTGAATTAAAAAACATGATCGAACGACTGGTCATCATGACCCCCGGTGATGAAATTATGCCGCAGCACCTGCCAAGCCCTCTTGGCATAGGACATTCGACAAACGAGCTGCCAAATGCGGCGGTGGCGTTGATTCCTGAACTGACATTTAAAGACGCAAAGGATTACTTTGAAAAAGCTTACCTGATGAAAAAACTGGAGGAAAATGACTGGAACATCTCACGAACAGCAGAACAAATTGGTCTGGAACGTTCCAACCTGCACCGCAAGATCAAGACTTATGGGATTGAACTGAAGAAGTAGCGCGCTGCGCTGCGCTGCGCTGTCGTTGTGGCTGGAGTAAAAAAAGAAGAGCCCCCCGACTCGGAGTGAGTTGGGGGGCTTTCTGAATAATTTCGGCGGCGACCTACTTTCCCACACAGTCTCCCATGCAGTATCATTGGCGCGGTAGGGCTTAACTTCTGTGTTCGAGATGGGAACAGGTGTGACCCCTACGCTATAGCCACCGAAAACCTTATAACTGGTTCTCAATTGCCTAAGACTATTACCGATACGATGTTGTTCTGCGGTTGATGCGAATAAACTTAACGGAGGGCGGGGCGAGGCGAACCTCGCCCCTTCCTCACAAAAAAACTTTTTATGGTCAAGCCTCACGGTCAATTAGTACCGGTAAGCTGAACACATTGCTGTGCGTACACATCCGGCCTATCAACGTTGTAGTCTCCAACGGACCTTCAGGGGCTTGCGCCCAGGGAGATCTTGTCTTGAGGGGGGCTTCCCGCTTAGATGCTTTCAGCGGTTATCCTGTCCGAACGTAGCTACCCTGCCATTGCCGCTGGCGCGACAACAGGAACACCAGTGGTTCGTCCATCCCGGTCCTCTCGTACTAGGGACAGATCCTCTCAAATCTCCTACGCCCACGGCAGATAGGGACCAAACTGTCTCACGACGTTTTAAACCCAGCTCGCGTACCACTTTAATTGGCGAACAGCCAAACCCTTGGGACCTGCTCCAGCC
This window of the Desulfuromonadaceae bacterium genome carries:
- a CDS encoding sigma-54 dependent transcriptional regulator translates to MRTILIIDDEETIRESLIGILNDEGFRTSVAQNGEEGLERVKEESPDLVLLDIWMPGIDGVETLRKIKEDRPEQMVIMMSGHGTIETAVKATKYGAYDFIEKPLSLEKVLLSINNALQIGKLVSENRNLKEKIARENEMIGSSKSIIQLKEQLALLAPSSGWVLITGENGTGKELVARSIHAQSSRAQKPFVEVNCAAIPEELIESELFGHEKGAFTGATAMRKGKFDLAHEGTLFLDEIADMSLKTQAKVLRILQERKFERVGGTRTIEVDVRVIAATNKDLVEAINSGSFREDLYYRLNVVPVTVPPLRKRKDDIPALAKHFIEYFCSKESRRIKTLHPEVINALTVYNWPGNVRELKNMIERLVIMTPGDEIMPQHLPSPLGIGHSTNELPNAAVALIPELTFKDAKDYFEKAYLMKKLEENDWNISRTAEQIGLERSNLHRKIKTYGIELKK